One region of Lathamus discolor isolate bLatDis1 chromosome 2, bLatDis1.hap1, whole genome shotgun sequence genomic DNA includes:
- the C2H9orf152 gene encoding uncharacterized protein C9orf152 homolog produces MKEMSCFCMTFSSLLEQMVKAYKYMTGIFSVTHTSEQQASDCDKQPTEMDVSFLEEQYDHIKQKQKLQSHIIVFKTGEHESVIPESMVNTVIINKKVRSKSFTEHVPVRKIRLEMTSSGNTQDNSLWHTHLGIHRLVQGPYQGVTQDVSHCKNGPCSFDKQRLISQGNSTLQPKELEGANELSVPSQLGSSSMLNSFSKENGSSISSTCPKPPPKSATSAVWTHQHISPTKCMSACNKLNFYPFPNKKGPRISEAAKRLGLYVSE; encoded by the exons ATGAAGGAAATGTCCTGCTTCTGCatgactttttcttccttgttggAGCAGATGGTGAAGGCTTACAAATACATGACTGGTATTTTTTCAGTGACTCATACCTCAGAGCAACAGGCTTCAGATTGTGATAAGCAGCCAACAGAGATGGATGTGAGCTTTCTTGAGGAGCAGTATGACCAtataaaacagaagcaaaaactGCAATCACAcattattgtttttaaaacag GTGAACATGAATCTGTTATCCCAGAATCGATGGTCAATACTgttataattaataaaaaagttaGATCAAAGTCATTTACAGAGCATGTTCCTGTCAGAAAGATCAGACTGGAGATGACCAGCAGTGGCAACACACAAGACAACTCATTATGGCATACCCATCTGGGAATTCACCGTCTGGTGCAAGGCCCTTATCAAGGAGTTACCCAGGATGTATCCCACTGCAAGAATGGACCATGCAGCTTTGACAAACAAAGACTGATTTCACAGGGAAACAGCACACTACAACCCAAGGAATTAGAAGGAGCTAATGAACTATCTGTACCCAGTCAACTTGGAAGTTCAAGCATGTTGAACAGTTTCAGTAAAGAGAATGGCAGCAGCATTTCAAGCACCTGCCCAAAGCCTCCTCCGAAATCAGCCACTTCAGCAGTTTGGACACATCAACACATTTCTCCTACAAAATGCATGTCAGCCTGCAATAAACTGAACTTTTACCCTTTCCCTAATAAAAAAGGGCCAAGAATTTCTGAAGCAGCAAAGAGGCTTGGATTATATGTCTCAGAATGA
- the NUB1 gene encoding NEDD8 ultimate buster 1, whose product MAQKKYLISKLTSCLREDKIQLWKPPYTNENKEAGKEIKELVQKYSSKLSISENDTENMLEEIRCKAIERGTGNEHFRVTGIARLDIYLPRRKSRKVPLETNLFITGKELRSQIAQEHALQENAIKIIINKKQLDLGRTLEDQGITHNAKVMVLQLEQSDEETKRKVQEEELQHKKEKEINEKMQRTKKGLEILAEREEYLDPDSVPYLDIANQTGRSIEIPHQAKKALVLAMGYHEKGRALMKKKEYEIALPYLLDADKHFCECSTELLNTVDNYAVLQLDIVWCYFRLEHLDCLDDAEKKLSTAHRCFQRCYGENHERLIDIKGSYGREKVLFLRLYLLQGIGHYHSGREKEAAEYIQKASSLYEELSVDPDKVDCLSLLGFSEQEARLALRACHGNVEHAANLITNRREEKAQIRREERAKRRKRLEDINTLKSMGYSERAAQVALHNTQGNLDQAFKFILDNPELLLEDDDDDPVAMDQFQVSQESIDQLMYMGFSRESAEQALKVFKGNVHLASQTLAHYGGLLPASLQLSPGGSSPSEESTSSKDSSTESAGSSGSPTDEDMENDAVNEILEDIPEHEEDYLDLTLEEEKQIIHEYLSYIQVPQQ is encoded by the exons atgGCACAGAAGAAGTATTTAATATCAAAACTGACAAGTTGCCTGAGAGAGGACAAAATTCAGCTATGGAAACCACCttatacaaatgaaaataaagaagctgGTAAAGAGATAAAG GAGCTTGTACAAAAATATTCATCCAAGTTGAGTATCAGTGAGAATGATACAGAGAATATGCTGGAAGAAATACGGTGTAAAGCAATTGAGCGTGGAACAGGAAATGAACATTTTAGAGTGACTGGGATTGCAAGACTTGATATCTATCTGCCTCGTAGAAAA AGCAGAAAAGTCCCTCTGGAAACTAACCTGTTCATCACAGGCAAGGAGCTCAGATCACA GATAGCACAGGAACATGCATTACAAGAAAATGCtatcaaaataataataaataagaaGCAACTTGACCTGG GCAGAACCCTTGAAGACCAGGGCATAACACACAATGCAAAAGTGATGGTACTTCAGCTGGAACAGAGTGATGAGGAAACTAAAAGAAAAGTTCAGGAAGAAGAACTtcaacacaagaaagaaaaagaaataaacgaGAAGATGCAAAGAACTAAGAAGGGTTTGGAAATTCTAGCAGAGAGAG AGGAATACTTAGATCCAGATTCTGTTCCATACCTAGATATAGCTAATCAAACTGGAAGGTCAATCGAGATTCCTCATCAAGCTAAGAAA GCGCTTGTGCTGGCAATGGGTTATCATGAGAAGGGCAGAGCattaatgaagaagaaagaatatgaaataGCACTGCCGTATTTGTTGGATGCTGATAAACACTTCTG TGAGTGTAGCACAGAACTGCTGAATACCGTTGATAACTATGCAGTACTGCAGCTGGATATAGTGTGGTGCTACTTCCGCCTGGAGCACCTGGACTGCCTGGATGACGCAGAGAAAAAGCTGTCCACGGCACATAGATGCTTTCAGAGGTGCTACGGGGAGAACCATGAGAGACTTATTGATATCAAA GGAAGCTATGGTCGTGagaaggttttatttctgcGGCTTTATCTCCTTCAAGGGATAGGACACTATCACAGTGGCAGAGAAAAAGAGGCTGCCGAGTATATTCAGAAG GCATCTTCCTTATATGAAGAGCTGTCTGTAGATCCTGATAAAGTTGACTGCCTGTCACTCTTGGGATTCTCCGAACAGGAAGCTCGCCTTGCTCTGCGAGCATGCCATGGGAATGTGGAGCATGCTGCCAATCTTATCACCAACAGGAGAGAG GAAAAGGCACAGATACGGAGGGAGGAGAGAGCTAAAAGAAGGAAGCGACTGGAAGACATCAATACCTTGAAAAGTATGGGCTATTCAGAGAGAGCTGCTCAAGTAGCTCTTCATAATACACAAGGAAACCTGGACCAAGCCTTTAAG TTTATTCTTGACAATCCCGAGTTATTGCtggaagatgatgatgatgatcctgtggccatggaccagTTTCAGGTTTCCCAGGAAAGTATTGATCAA CTGATGTACATGGGTTTCAGCCGTGAGTCAGCAGAGCAAGCTTTAAAGGTCTTCAAAGGCAATGTCCACTTAGCTTCCCAAACCCTTGCTCATTATGGGGGACTTCTTCCTGCTTCACTGCAGCTCTCTCCAGGAGGGTCCAGTCCATCGGAAGAGTCAACCTCTTCAAAAGACTCGTCTACAGAGTCTGCAG